A genomic segment from Spartinivicinus poritis encodes:
- a CDS encoding LysR family transcriptional regulator, whose protein sequence is MSRWDGIEAFVEVVKQGSFSAAAEQLNVSNSHVSRLISRLEARLGAQLLYRSTRKVTLTDVGRVYFEQCQHLLGGFLQAELSVSDMQTTPQGLLRMTVATTFGERFIIPLLNDFLADHPALSIDVNLSNQNLDIIQGGFDLAIRMGILKDSSLIAKRIAPRRLFICATPCYLKQFGTPHTLSELQQHNCLIGSTDYWLVQLEGKLKEYRVKGRWRCNSGPALFNAVSKGLGLAQLPDYYVKPAIERGELRVLLDQYQPPQTAVWAVYPYNRHLSPKVRLFVDYLSQHLPQRLG, encoded by the coding sequence ATGAGTCGCTGGGATGGCATCGAAGCATTTGTGGAAGTGGTTAAACAAGGGAGCTTTTCTGCTGCTGCCGAGCAGCTGAATGTATCTAACTCTCATGTAAGCCGGCTAATTTCACGCCTGGAAGCCAGGTTAGGTGCTCAACTATTGTATCGCTCCACCCGTAAAGTCACCTTAACGGATGTGGGCAGGGTCTATTTTGAACAGTGCCAACACTTGCTCGGTGGCTTTCTTCAAGCCGAGCTTTCTGTTTCAGATATGCAAACTACTCCACAAGGTCTGCTCCGGATGACTGTTGCCACTACCTTTGGTGAACGCTTTATTATCCCGCTGCTTAATGATTTTTTAGCCGACCACCCTGCCCTTAGCATTGATGTTAACCTCAGTAATCAAAACCTGGATATTATTCAAGGGGGGTTTGATCTGGCCATTCGGATGGGCATTCTTAAAGATTCCTCATTAATTGCTAAGCGCATTGCTCCCCGTCGGTTGTTTATCTGTGCAACTCCCTGCTATTTAAAACAATTTGGTACGCCGCATACTCTATCAGAGCTTCAACAGCATAATTGTTTGATTGGTTCTACAGACTACTGGCTGGTTCAGTTGGAAGGTAAGTTAAAGGAGTATCGAGTCAAGGGGCGCTGGCGCTGTAACAGTGGGCCCGCTTTATTTAACGCCGTCAGCAAAGGATTAGGACTCGCTCAATTACCAGACTATTATGTTAAGCCTGCCATTGAGCGAGGTGAGCTGCGGGTATTATTGGATCAATACCAACCGCCTCAGACAGCGGTGTGGGCCGTTTACCCATACAACCGCCACCTGTCTCCTAAAGTACGATTGTTTGTAGATTATTTAAGCCAACACTTACCTCAACGTTTGGGATAA